A single region of the Capra hircus breed San Clemente chromosome 14, ASM170441v1, whole genome shotgun sequence genome encodes:
- the PEX2 gene encoding peroxisome biogenesis factor 2, with the protein MASRDENAERTNRVLRISQLDALELNKALEQLVWSQFTQCFHGFKPGLLARFEPEVKAFLWLFLWRFTIYSKNATVGQSVLNIQYQNDLSPNLSYQPPSRNQKLWYAVCTIGGKWLEERCYDLFRNRHIASFRKAKQCVNLVVGLLKLGGLINFLIFLQRGKFATLTERLLGIHSVFHKPQSVREVGFEYMNRELLWHGFAEFLIFLLPLINVQKLRAKLSSWCVPLTGAPGSDSTLATSGRQCSLCGEWPTMPHTIGCEHVFCYYCVKSSFLFDVSFTCPKCGTEVHSLQPLKSGIEMAEVSVP; encoded by the coding sequence ATGGCTTCCAGAGACGAGAATGCAGAGCGGACAAACAGAGTGCTAAGAATCAGCCAGTTGGATGCACTTGAACTAAACAAGGCCCTGGAGCAGCTCGTTTGGTCCCAGTTTACTCAGTGCTTTCATGGATTTAAGCCAGGGCTGTTAGCCCGCTTTGAACCAGAGGTGAAAGCATTCTtgtggcttttcttgtggagATTCACCATCTACTCTAAAAATGCCACAGTGGGACagtcagtgctgaatattcagtACCAGAACGATCTTTCCCCAAACCTGAGCTACCAGCCACCGAGCAGAAATCAGAAGCTCTGGTATGCTGTCTGTACAATTGGTGGCAAGTGGTTAGAAGAACGATGCTACGATTTGTTTCGGAACCGTCACATCGCGTCCTTCAGGAAAGCCAAGCAGTGCGTGAATCTGGTGGTCGGACTTCTGAAGTTAGGCGGGTTGATTAATTTCTTGATCTTCCTCCAAAGGGGCAAGTTTGCAACTTTGACTGAACGTCTGCTGGGCATCCATTCTGTCTTTCACAAGCCCCAAAGTGTCCGAGAAGTGGGCTTTGAGTATATGAATAGGGAACTCCTCTGGCACGGCTTTGCCGAGTTTCTaatttttctcctccccctaaTCAATGTCCAGAAGTTGAGAGCCAAGCTCTCTTCATGGTGTGTCCCGCTGACCGGAGCCCCAGGCAGTGACAGCACGCTGGCAACCAGTGGCAGACAGTGTTCTCTGTGTGGGGAGTGGCCCACCATGCCTCACACCATTGGCTGCGAGCATGTCTTTTGTTACTACTGCGTGAAAAGTAGCTTCTTATTTGATGTGTCCTTCACTTGTCCTAAGTGTGGCACAGAAGTCCATAGCCTGCAACCTTTGAAATCGGGCATTGAGATGGCAGAAGTGAGTGTCCCTTAG